The Pyricularia oryzae 70-15 chromosome 5, whole genome shotgun sequence genome includes a region encoding these proteins:
- a CDS encoding 26S protease subunit rpt4 produces the protein MSTDQERQHALDSYKQKLIESREWESKLKNLRIEIKGLQKDFDQTEENIKALQSVGQIIGEVLKQLDDERFIVKASSGPRYVVGCRSKVDKDKLKQGTRVALDMTTLTIMRMLPREVDPLVYNMSLEDPGQVSFAGIGGLNDQIRELREVIELPLKNPELFLRVGIKPPKGVLLYGPPGTGKTLLARAVASSLETNFLKVVSSAIVDKYIGESARLIREMFGYAKEHEPCIIFMDEIDAIGGRRFSEGTSADREIQRTLMELLNQLDGFDYLGKTKIIMATNRPDTLDPALLRAGRLDRKIEIALPNEIGRLEILKIHASSVVMEGDIDFESVVKMSDGLNGADLRNVVTEAGLFAIKDYRDAVNQDDFNKAVRKVAESKKLEGKLEYQKL, from the exons ATGTCAACCGACCAAGAGCGCCAACATGCGCTTGACTCCTACAAGCAGAAGCTGATCGAGTCGCGAGAGTGGGAGTCCAAACTGAAAAACCTGCGGATAGAGATCAAGGGCTTGCAGAAGGACTTTGACCAGACTGAGGAGAACATCAAGGCGTTGCAGAGCGTGGGGCAGATTATCGGCGAAGTCCTGAAGCAACTTGATGATGAAAGAT TTATTGTCAAAGCATCCTCTGGTCCCAGATATGTTGTCGGTTGCAGGTCAAAGGTCGACAAGGACAAGCTCAAGCAAGGGACGCGAGTTGCGCTTGACATGACGACGCTCACCATAATGCGAATGCTCCCGCGCGAGGTCGACCCACTCGTCTACAATATGTCACTCGAGGATCCAGGCCAAGTCAGCTTTGCGGGTATTGGTGGTCTCAACGATCAGATCAGGGAGTTGAGAGAGGTTATTGAGCTTCCATTGAAGAACCCAGAGCTATTCTTGAGGGTCGGCATCAAGCCGCCAAAGGGTGTGCTTCTCTACGGACCCCCGGGAACGGGCAAGACGCTACTGGCGAGGGCTGTCGCGTCAAGCCTTGAGACGAATTTCTTGAAGG TTGTCTCGTCTGCCATCGTCGACAAATACATCGGAGAGTCAGCGCGTCTTATTCGCGAGATGTTCGGGTACGCCAAGGAGCACGAGCCCTGCATTATCTTCATGGATGAGATTGATGCCATTGGAGGCAGGCGTTTCTCCGAGGGCACCAGTGCCGACCGAGAGATTCAAAGAACGCTAATGGAACTGTTGAACCAACTGGATGGTTTCGACTACCTCGGCAAGACCAAGATTATTATGGCAACCAACCGTCCCGACACACTGGATCCGGCTCTGCTCCGTGCAGGCCGTCTGGACCGCAAGATCGAGATTGCGTTGCCCAATGAGATTGGCCGATTGGAGATTCTTAAGATTCATGCATCAAGCGTGGTAATGGAGGGAGATATTGACTTTGAGAGCGTGGTAAAGATGAGCGACGGGCTAAACGGTGCCGATTTGAGGAACGTGGTGACTGAAGC TGGCCTCTTTGCTATCAAGGACTACCGTGATGCTGTGAACCAGGACGACTTCAACAAGGCGGTGCGAAAGGTGGCCGAGTCGAAGAAACTGGAGGGTAAACTGGAGTACCAAAAGCTCTAA